The Astyanax mexicanus isolate ESR-SI-001 chromosome 24, AstMex3_surface, whole genome shotgun sequence genome has a segment encoding these proteins:
- the pmela gene encoding premelanosome protein a, with product MKSTLTVLALILSSAAIATSRTRFTRYRSWNSRMYPVWRDGDPRYRDCWKGGEVTFDIRNDAPTLTGSRTTFNIDVRPPQNQTVLPDGQVVWARNCTVNGTQYTEGQPVYPEFNTTQEWTGVFPDGTPFTTMSPRKPRYIFVWKTWGRYWQVADGPASSLSIGTDNVPLGSYSMEVVIYHCRGKDKFIPLGYASTQFSITDQIPFSVSLSQIGDVNQADQNFIQNRPVLFSVSLHDPSQYLSGSDITFNWDFGDNSGTLISREPSVAHTYLSTGSFRPQVVLTASIPNGCDPNPTLPPAPAVATTGAPVVDPSAGPAEAMAVDPPVLSPTEQADIALAVPGSEASPAAEEGVAASVAPEAGTDLAVVPAEAEAEADAAVVAEDPAIEDATDAATGEATATAATVDAELAADGVVVIDAAASVAPAVQAEEGTVLPEAPAVDTDAVAADAAVAVDAEAAAAAEVPADAEAAAEVPADAEAAAAAEVPADAEVPADAEVAAAVEAPVTAEVPAAAEAGTVAPAADVVITVVATNAPVVEVLPSVVPAVEGEVVETVEAAVAEVANTEAAANDATAAAAAPTVAPAVQNEVVAEVEAGTEAAQVALVIAKRQAPEMPAEGNCMIYRYGSFSTTLDVVQGIESVEIVEVNNVAVLAAEVEQNAVDLTITCQGSLPNEVCTVISDADCASPVQTVCNTVTPTNECQMILRQFFNDSGTFCINVSLTNDVSFAVTSARVSVTVDSGSTAGGTATAILGVLVLVCVVGGIALAYRRFKPYQTLREDSDSSSESSGWTSVPMLLWNILSRQSSGESRPLLQGRVV from the exons cttcAAGAACACGATTCACTCGATATCGCTCATGGAATTCCCGGATGTACCCAGTATGGAGAGATGGTGATCCCAGATATAGAGACTGCTGGAAAG GTGGAGAAGTAACGTTTGATATCAGGAACGATGCTCCGACGCTGACAGGATCCAGAACAACTTTCAACATTGATGTTCGGCCTCCACAGAACCAGACCGTGCTGCCGGACGGTCAGGTGGTGTGGGCCAGGAACTGCACTGTTAACG ggaCACAGTACACTGAGGGTCAGCCTGTTTACCCAGAATTCAACACTACACAGGAATGGACAGGGGTGTTCCCTGATGGCACTCCTTTCACCACCATGTCCCCCAGAAAACCGCGCTACATCTTTGTCTGGAAGACCTGGG GCCGTTATTGGCAGGTGGCTGATGGACCCGCATCTTCTCTCAGTATTGGCACAGATAATGTGCCCCTGGGCTCCTACAGCATGGAGGTGGTGATCTACCACTGTAGAGGAAAAGACAAGTTCATACCTCTCGGATATGCGTCCACACAGTTTTCCATCACAG ATCAGATCCCCTTTTCCGTGTCTTTGTCCCAGATTGGCGATGTCAACCAGGCCGATCAGAACTTCATCCAGAACCGGCCGGTGTTATTTAGTGTCAGCCTCCACGACCCCAGCCAGTACCTCAGCGGCTCTGACATCACCTTCAACTGGGACTTCGGAGACAACAGCGGGACACTCATCTCTCGGGAGCCCTCTGTCGCCCACACTTACCTGTCCACCGGCTCTTTCCGGCCTCAGGTGGTTTTGACCGCTTCCATCCCGAACGGCTGTGACCCGAACCCAACTCTACCGCCTGCACCTGCTGTTGCAACCACAG GAGCTCCAGTTGTTGATCCATCTGCTGGCCCAGCTGAAGCAATGGCAGTAGACCCACCAGTTCTTTCCCCCACAGAACAGGCTGATATAGCTCTGGCGGTTCCTGGCTCAGAGGCTTCACCTGCTGCAGAGGAAGGAGTGGCTGCTTCTGTTGCTCCAGAGGCAGGTACGGACTTGGCAGTGGTGCCAGCTGAAGCAGAAGCTGAAGCAGATGCAGCCGTTGTTGCTGAAGATCCAGCCATCGAGGATGCTACTGATGCTGCCACTGGAGAAGCTACAGCTACAGCTGCCACTGTGGATGCGGAACTGGCAGCAGATGGTGTTGTTGTGATTGATGCTGCTGCCTCTGTTGCTCCCGCTGTACAAGCTGAAGAGGGCACCGTCCTTCCAGAAGCTCCAGCCGTGGACACGGATGCAGTCGCTGCAGATGCTGCAGTTGCGGTAGACGCTGAGGCTGCAGCTGCCGCAGAGGTTCCCGCAGATGCTGAGGCTGCCGCAGAGGTTCCCGCAGATGCTGAGGCTGCAGCTGCCGCAGAGGTTCCTGCAGATGCTGAAGTTCCAGCCGATGCTGAGGTTGCAGCTGCCGTTGAGGCTCCAGTTACTGCTGAGGTTCCAGCAGCTGCTGAGGCAGGCACTGTAGCTCCTGCTGCTGATGTTGTTATTACCGTTGTTGCCACAAATGCTCCAGTCGTTGAAGTGTTGCCATCAGTGGTGCCAGCAGTGGAGGGTGAGGTTGTGGAGACTGTGGAGGCCGCTGTTGCTGAAGTAGCAAATACAGAGGCTGCTGCAAATGATGCTACTGCAG cTGCAGCTGCACCCACTGTTGCTCCAGCAGTACAGAACGAAGTAGTAGCTGAAGTGGAGGCCGGAACCGAGGCAGCGCAGGTCGCTCTGGTCATTGCTAAACGACAGGCTCCAGAAATGCCAGCAGAGGGAAACTGTATGATCTACCGCTACGGCTCTTTCTCCACCACGCTGGATGTTGTTC AGGGAATTGAGAGTGTGGAGATTGTGGAAGTAAATAATGTTGCTGTTTTGGCTGCGGAGGTGGAGCAGAACGCTGTAGATCTTACCATCACCTGCCAGGGCAG TCTGCCCAACGAGGTGTGCACCGTGATCTCGGATGCGGACTGTGCCAGCCCAGTACAGACAGTGTGTAACACTGTAACTCCAACCAACGAGTGTCAGATGATCCTCCGCCAGTTCTTTAACGACTCAGGAACCTTCTGCATTAATGTTTCTCTCACTAATGATGTCAGTTTTGCTGTTACCAGTGCAAGAGTCAGCGTGACTGTAG attCCGGTTCCACTGCTGGAGGTACAGCTACAGCTATACTCGGTGTGCTCGTCCTTGTCTGTGTTGTAGGTGGCATTGCATTGGCGTACAG GCGATTTAAACCGTACCAGACTCTGAGGGAAGACTCGGACAGCAGTTCAGAGAGCTCTGGCTGGACCTCGGTGCCGATGCTCCTGTGGAACATTCTGAGCCGGCAGTCAAGTGGCGAGAGCCGTCCGCTGCTTCAGGGAAGAGTGGTGTAA